The genomic segment TTTCTCTTATAGATTGCCATGTCTCTTGTCCATCGGCATGCGGGTAGATTTCATGCGCGCATCATATCGTTTGGATTGCCTCACCAGTCACCTTGTTGTGCCTCTTTTATCCCACTATTATGGCACAATAATGGCACATTGTCAACTTGAATATTCTGGAATTATTATGCTGCGGTGGTGCGTAAATAGGTCGATGCGGTGGGCGAATTAATGCGATTCTATGAATCGGCGAAGCACCTTGCCGGAAACAAGGTATTTCCGGCCCAACTTGTGCACTTTCAGCTTCCCCTGCCGTATCCAGATATACACAGTCTTCTTGTGC from the Chlamydiota bacterium genome contains:
- a CDS encoding helix-turn-helix domain-containing protein, which translates into the protein MRILIEDSAYYDIPEVVKMLNMHKKTVYIWIRQGKLKVHKLGRKYLVSGKVLRRFIESH